One window of the Rhizobiaceae bacterium genome contains the following:
- a CDS encoding SOS response-associated peptidase yields MCNLYNISTNQEALRALASSFDDLLGNLEPSIDVWPDRTAPIIRNGLSGRREAVRTRWGLPSSSFALMQATQKRADKLKAKGTPFDFKELLRMEPDKGTTNVRNTSSRHWGRWLGVEHRCVVPVTSFAEPDPASKVDGGPTPNAWFALDATRPLKFFAGLWVPGWESVRKVKDGLTKDDLFAFLTTEPNDVVGAVHSKAMPVLLTTPDEVEHWLTAPWNDAKALQRPLPDGVLEVVTRPASPEANELFADR; encoded by the coding sequence ATGTGCAACCTCTATAACATTTCGACGAACCAGGAGGCGCTCCGCGCGCTGGCCAGTTCCTTCGACGATCTGCTCGGAAACCTCGAGCCGTCCATCGATGTGTGGCCCGACCGCACGGCGCCAATCATCCGCAATGGGCTGTCCGGGCGGCGCGAGGCGGTCCGGACGCGATGGGGCCTGCCGTCATCGTCCTTCGCGCTGATGCAGGCAACGCAGAAGCGTGCAGACAAGCTGAAGGCGAAAGGCACTCCGTTCGACTTCAAGGAGCTGCTGCGCATGGAGCCGGACAAGGGCACCACGAACGTCCGTAACACATCCTCACGCCATTGGGGACGGTGGCTCGGCGTCGAGCACAGGTGCGTGGTTCCCGTCACCTCCTTCGCCGAACCCGATCCGGCCAGCAAGGTCGACGGTGGCCCGACGCCGAATGCCTGGTTCGCACTCGACGCCACGCGTCCACTGAAGTTCTTCGCTGGGCTGTGGGTGCCAGGATGGGAGAGCGTCCGGAAGGTGAAGGACGGCCTGACGAAGGACGACCTGTTCGCTTTCCTGACAACTGAGCCGAACGACGTCGTCGGCGCGGTCCATAGCAAGGCCATGCCAGTTCTGCTGACAACACCCGACGAGGTGGAGCACTGGCTGACCGCGCCCTGGAACGACGCGAAGGCGCTGCAGCGACCACTGCCGGACGGAGTACTTGAGGTCGTCACTCGGCCTGCTTCGCCGGAAGCAAATGAACTATTCGCCGACCGCTAG
- a CDS encoding NERD domain-containing protein/DEAD/DEAH box helicase, which yields MRLIPAQILDCDSVAERRVFGYLAEVGFSSYDVALHSLNIGHHEYKRWGEADFFLVGRRGILLLEVKGGRVACKDGIWEFTNRKNEINRKKEGPAEQAKSAYFSLEKNYLYPKFYRELNGVPRGWAVVFTDIPRLASDGATLLPEHPDEITAYEEDCKGHNTFKTFLARTYDHWASKQKKSVELPPELVKAISDSLRPNFERVPSLNSQLREVEQRLYQFTTEQYEKFDAISENERILVAGGAGTGKTFVAAACARYEAAEGRSVLFLTRSNYLASFLGNQGFPDGVTIAAFDEIPRYVEKEAIWDVLIVDEGQDLCSLECIDLIDKVVAGGWENGRWRWFGDPNYQVSPSFPLDHDCFDYLKSQGVVSNLKNNIRNAGKIVEAIKNLAGADVGKPSSKADSGVVDLQLVQMESEVLPRAASAVRKWLSDDNQLPRNSIAMLVPSKRDIEKAIELLSANNVRSEALSQRALGGKPRDCVLIATIEDFKGLERPLVCVAGLGGEHGFASSAYKAISRANHVLALVTTRGSVAELTARSASQTRGQGDPNAWQGEDPRGNSK from the coding sequence ATGAGACTGATTCCTGCGCAAATCTTAGACTGCGACTCCGTCGCGGAAAGGAGGGTGTTCGGATATCTGGCCGAAGTGGGGTTCAGTTCCTACGACGTAGCCCTCCATTCCCTCAACATTGGCCACCACGAGTACAAGCGGTGGGGAGAGGCCGATTTCTTCCTGGTTGGACGGCGTGGAATTCTGCTCCTCGAAGTCAAGGGGGGGCGCGTTGCCTGCAAGGACGGGATCTGGGAGTTTACAAACCGAAAGAACGAAATTAACCGGAAGAAAGAAGGTCCGGCAGAGCAAGCGAAATCCGCATACTTTTCCCTAGAGAAAAACTATCTCTATCCCAAGTTCTACCGGGAACTGAATGGCGTCCCCAGGGGCTGGGCAGTTGTTTTCACTGATATCCCGCGCCTTGCCAGCGATGGCGCGACGCTCTTGCCTGAGCATCCAGACGAGATCACCGCCTACGAAGAAGATTGCAAGGGCCACAACACTTTCAAGACGTTCTTGGCGAGGACCTATGACCACTGGGCATCGAAGCAGAAGAAGTCGGTCGAGCTCCCCCCCGAATTGGTGAAAGCAATATCGGATTCCTTGCGGCCGAACTTCGAACGTGTCCCCTCGCTAAATAGCCAGCTCCGCGAGGTCGAGCAGAGGCTCTACCAGTTCACTACCGAGCAATACGAGAAATTTGATGCGATTTCCGAAAATGAGCGGATCCTCGTTGCGGGTGGTGCGGGTACTGGAAAAACCTTCGTTGCCGCTGCATGTGCTCGTTACGAGGCGGCGGAGGGGCGTTCCGTTCTGTTTCTAACCCGGAGCAATTACCTTGCCAGCTTCCTGGGGAATCAGGGCTTCCCCGACGGAGTTACGATCGCAGCCTTCGACGAAATTCCCAGGTACGTCGAGAAAGAGGCAATCTGGGATGTCCTGATCGTCGATGAGGGGCAGGACCTTTGTTCACTCGAATGCATCGACCTGATCGACAAGGTGGTGGCGGGGGGGTGGGAGAATGGACGCTGGCGGTGGTTCGGCGACCCCAACTATCAGGTATCTCCCAGCTTTCCATTGGACCACGATTGCTTCGACTACTTGAAGTCCCAGGGCGTGGTGTCGAACCTGAAGAACAACATCCGCAATGCGGGAAAGATCGTCGAGGCCATCAAAAACTTGGCGGGCGCAGATGTTGGCAAGCCGAGTAGCAAGGCCGATAGCGGCGTCGTCGACCTCCAACTGGTCCAGATGGAGAGCGAAGTTCTCCCCCGGGCGGCGTCGGCGGTTCGAAAGTGGTTGAGCGACGACAATCAACTGCCGCGAAATTCGATCGCCATGCTGGTGCCGAGTAAAAGAGACATCGAGAAAGCCATCGAGCTTCTCTCTGCCAACAATGTGCGGTCAGAAGCTTTGAGCCAACGTGCCTTAGGCGGCAAGCCGCGGGACTGTGTCCTGATAGCGACAATCGAAGACTTCAAGGGTTTGGAGCGACCACTAGTCTGCGTGGCCGGGTTGGGCGGAGAGCACGGGTTTGCGTCCAGCGCCTACAAGGCAA